The genomic stretch aaaaacttatacatctcatttgcctcaaaagtattataaaaaaacgtgtgaatattaataaatagtactccctccattcaagaccaaatacaacattttcatttacacacttagcttgccaagacacaaattacaacgtaaatatctttaagtttacattataaaaaatttaaagtttgatgttctcattgtactttataggtgaatcaaataagatcccacatgaccatattttgtcttacatattgcaagAAATCGTAAAAattctattcgttcatgaatagtgtaaaaaaaaggaatgttgtatttggtcttgaatcgagggagtatagtatttgctcattattattaacctgggttagatgtcgaattatgtgcgaaaaagatggtgtatttctaagtatgttatttgtcccacattgaaaaatatgctggtgtggtgaatatattacgtataaataatagaattgtcccacatcgaaagtttagaataaggtgggtgatcatatgattataaatagaaggcatccttagaacctaaatacctacccaaaaccttctgagtctcttaagcattgtcttggagagctcttaagagtttatatcattaactccacgatatgatatatatattttttatattatgtccaagtgatgtttataatttttatataaaaacttatacatctcatttagcaaaaaagtaacataattgttttttttgaaaaattatataattagattcgtggtaaataaatgctagcattagaatatagtagagctcttaagagtttatatcattaactccacgatatgatatatatattttttatattatgtccaagtgatgtttataatttttatataaaaacttatacatctcatttagcaaaaaagtaacataatttttttttttgaaaaattatataattagattcgtggtaaataaatgctagcattagaatatagtatcatattatttgcacatattttaattacgataagaagttaaaaaaaatgtactatacgaatattaataaatagtactcctatagtatttgcttattattattaaactgggttagatgtcgaattaggtgtgaaaaagatggtgtatttctaagtatattgtttgtcccacattgaaaaataatgtaggtgtagtaaatatattacatataaatagttgaattgtctcacattagaagattatcatgaggtgaggtatcacatgattataaatatgagtcataacttaggggtatcaacccaaaatcttttgaatcgcttaaaaattatcttagggagttcttataagagtttgtattaacggcaaaccttagttacaacaataccatacaaatattaatcacgtatatatttataaaagcgattatatattactatattagtgatattataatgtttattttaagacagtCGATAGTATAATAACATTAATTAAAACAAagtcataattaaaaaataaaatgggtgctaaatatacataaatttgtttgtgtcatataatgataatctctgcactaaaatagaaaatttatgaattataatacaatcaagtgttgcataaaaagatcttgaattcacaaacaaatcaataatgagcttttttactttgataaatagtagaattaaatctttttaaatttcaaatataggtaattattatgcctcattacatttgagtaactaaaatacatcataatttttaaccattaatcaaaatcgcaccaggaaaagaaaatattttgcatttgtttatacattctattgctccctcaattacatcttaaaagtcgtgttaggaaaaaaaatgtaatttaaatcatatcatttgtacatattttaattatgacaaaaaatggaaaaaaatgtacgaatataaatagatagtataatattttctcattattaaatcgggttggatatcgaaataggtgcaaaaaagatggtgtactttttcgtgtgttatttgtcccacattgaaaaataatgtaggtgtggtaaatatactacatataaatagttgaattgtcccacatcagaaaattatcataagttgggggtgatcttaaaaattaatttaggaaagtattataaatattattttttgatgtaaaaaataaagtggagaatcttctaattattataaaatttatttcctatattatattcaagtgatgtttctaatttttatataaaaaaaattatatttcatttggaaaaaaaatatcattaagaaaattatgaaaataacataatttgattcgtggtaaaaatgatatcattagcgtatagatttcatataatttgtatatatataaaattgtgtactttttagtatgttatatgtctcacattgaaaaataatgtaggattatataaaaataatagaattgtcccacatcgaaagattaacataagatgtagtggtcttatgagttatgattataaatatgagggcatccttggaacttagttatcaacctaacatcttttgcatctcttaaataagatgttttgacttttgatcatatctaaataaatgattagagataagatgtaaatattaagactttataaccaattttttttaactaagttaattaccccgttgcaacgcacgggcatccaaactagtacTACAGTATGACGAGGTTTGTATCATGAAAATCATGGATCTAAGTTCGGATTCCGATTGACAACCCGATAAGAAACTGATCGAGAGTTTGGATCATTCCAAATCAATCTAGCCCAATCTATTATCATCACTTGTCCAAATGACGAGTATACTTTTCGCACTTGTACAGACTTCAGGTtagcatttgacattttgagttCAAGTTAGGGATGTCAGCGGGGCGGGTACAAGTGGGTACCGCCCCGTACCCGCCCCAATTGGGGTGGGGATGGATAGAGCTttggcgggtggtggggcgggtgcgggtacgaaaattgtacccgccatgggtcatggggcggggatggttttTGTATCTTACCCACCTAATACCCTCTACCCGCCAATCATTAAAAAACCTAGTAGGATTATGATaattttataaatcttatttagttataattaagatataataataataataataataataactattttataaagttttttactaacttatttggtgaaaatttaaaattataaagataaattaaaaaaaatagaaattaataATGATTAAACCAACTTTTACGAAAAAATTTATAGAATAAAATTATGGTGTAACGGGTTAATGGGTAAGCAGGACGGGTACGGTTTTATATTTCCAcccgttggggcggggatggttttggaaaCTTCTACCCGtcacgggtggtggggcggggatgggtacgagtttttcttggtgggtacgggtacgggggagcctatatccaccaccgccccgccccaatgacatccctagtTCAAGTACTCAAcatattcgttttttttttaggaaGATTCTTTGTAAAGAGTCTCCCTGCTTTCCTGTGTTTCACCTATTGTCATCTGTTAATCCATGAGGGGTTTGCTCCTTTTGTACGATTTATGCCTCACTCTCTGTTTGTATAGAACTGGTGGTATGCTTCTCCCATGTTAGGGAATATACGGTATATGGTAATATACCGTGACTGATATATGTTAGAAAATATACGGTATATGGTAATATACTGATATCGTGATAATATATTTGTGTTATGGAAAATTGTCTAGGGTTTCTAGTGTTATAATATTCTAagttattgatatatatatatacgggTCGATGTATTATGTATGAGTCACGAACTATTATCAATTATCAATACAATCGTCTTATGAAATTTCCTTCCCTCTCGAATTtctacatggtatcagagcccatggcTAAAGACCTGGGTTACATGGGTCAAAGTTTGCAGTCGGACGAGTAAAGTTGCTCAGTTGAATTTGTCCGGTCTGAGTTAATACTGGGCCAAGTTTACAGCTGGACGAGCAAAGTTGCTCTGTTGAATTTGTTCAGTCTGTGTGAAAAGTGGGCCTCACATGTGAGGGGAGTGTGAAGAAACCCAAAGttccacatgtgagggttgtcccacattgataaaagtcAATGGGCTACCCCCTCTATTGTCACTTTATAAGGCAATGGGCTATCccctctattgccaattggttttagagtggaaccttCTTGGGCCTGtgttgtggactctttctccttCTTTTGGGTGCGGCCCAAGTCCGTTGTTaaatttaacatggtatcagagcgtACAATCACGGTTGCATCAAACTCCCCAAAACCACTCTAGATTGGAAATAGAATGTTAACAAAGATTAACCATACTCTCCAAACTATAATTATTGCTTGGATCAAAAACATGAACACCTTTGTTCACAACTGACACATGGTTTTTTTATGAATGAAAAATAAACTATTGATGTttgataataataacaagttcAACGAAATCAAAGATAATGACAAAATTTATGAGACTAGTGGAAATTTGTATCATTCTAAACAAATCCCGCCGGTGGGTGTTGCATATATTAGAGACCCACCGGCAGGGCAGCGGATTTTCGCGTTTTTAGGCCTCAAGAgcgtgaggctctgataccatgtagaAATTCGAGAGGGAAGGAAATTTCATAAGACGATTGTATTGATAATTGATAATAGTTCGTGACTCATACATAATACATTGACCCGTATATATATCAATAACTTAGAATATTATAACACTAGAAACCTTAGACAATTTTCCATAACAGAAATATATTATCACAATATCAGTATATTACCATATACCGTATATTTCCTAACATATATCGGTCACGGTATATTACCATATACCGTATATTCCCTAACATTAACCCTTTTCAACATAATTGAACTTCAACATATGCATACATAACGTAATTCCTTGGCCGTTTAACATAATATTATTTGACACAAACATTAATTAACCAAATATCTCCTTTTCCGTTATTATACAAAATTATAAGGTAACTATGATAGAATAATTGCTTTAATGGTAAGATTTGTATAATCAATTAGCATAAGTAATAGTGTAATAACATACCTGGATTACGGATCTTTCTAAAGCCAATGATGGTGGTATAGTGATTGACGTATGGATTTAATAATTCATGGTCAATGGTGATAATGCTCAACATTGGTGTATAAGCGTACGATTAGAATTCAAAAAGAGAATGAAAGTATTGCAGAGACtatcgtgctgataacgtgttataGAATAAAAAAATAGAGATGAAATGGTAGAGAGAACTTAGAGAGAAATAAGCAAATCGATTGAGAGAGGTCAGAGAGTACGTCATTATTCATTACTGATGGGGTATAAATAGTACATAGGAGAAGAGTAAAACGGAACCCTAATTACATATATAATGGGTATAAGCCCAATGGACATCCACACTAACTAATATTTCATAACAACAAGTTATTCGCTGACCTATTTAGTTTTGATCCAAATCATTTGTTTGTTTCTCCATTTTTGTAATAGCGCTATGTGAAAACTTTTAATTAAAATGAATAACAAATAATTGATTGAATGAAGTTTTGTGAATCACTGGGAGATCCAGCTCAAATGATTGGTAGTTCTTATATATGACATGACTTTGGACGGTAGTTCTAAGAACATGCTCAAAAAACCAAGTTTTTACTGCTTCAATGGCAGTTCTGTTCTTATACTGTTTTTATTGGTTAAGGTTCTCCTGAAAGCCATCACAAAGGAACCGTCGACTTGGAAATTTTTCAAATCACACTGATAAATGGCACTGCagatgtggatttatctacagcATCAACAAGCTGTCTGATAAGACGGAAATGGAAGAACTCTCGCCAAGAGTCAGCAAGACTCTGTCTGGAATCGCGGTTTTATTGCCTGTCTTGCTCAAGAATGAAGACCCCTGCCAGTAGAGATACCATAATAGATCTATGATGATGTTcattatagcaaaaaaaaaaaaacgaattttTAGCATCACATATTATTAAGCTGAAACAAAGCTAATTATTATCCCTAATATCGAATTTTTAGCACCACAAACTATACTTGATAACCAACAGTACCCAGAACAAAATGATCATTAGTTTACCACCCAACATTCCACAGAAGTTAACACAGTACCCAGAAGGTATCCATACCGACAATATATAGGTGGACTTGAGCTGATTAAAAAATGGGACAGTGTGTTTGCATGAACAGCTGAATTGTTCGTGCGACTTGAAATCAATGCGACTTCAGTGCATCTTCACGATTCCCATTAGTGATAAACTTCTTTGCTGGACTGTCGGTCTTTTGATATATTTAAACCCTTTAGACTTACGATGCAACCATAATACCTGTAAGAAAACTGGTTGGAAGACGTTGGTATCTTCACAAGTTAGATAGCCTCGGTTGTAATCTATGCTTTAGATAACAAAACACAATCACATCAGAAGCTCAGATAGACAGATACAGAAAATAAAGTTGTACTGTAGTTATTAACCAATCACATAGAACTACAGTACAACAATGAGATATTCCTAATTAACTTGGCGTAGTTACTGGTGTTTGCAACTTTCTGTCACCATTGTGCAGACAACCTGTGATGCCGTGCAACTGGTTGTAACTAGCTGCTATCTTAATTTATTTATCATTTActattttttttgtcaaatgcaTATACAAACCCCACCACATTACCCCCGTGCCTCAATGGCTCTGCAAATTGCGAGGCAAGGCGGGGTCGGATGTACGaaaccttacccttgtgttagcaacacaatgGCTTTTTCTGAAATATAAACCATACAAATTTAAATCAGGGTAATGTCTGCGAATACATTTTCAAGTCATGTTATCTCCAACATTGTTTCAGCATAAAATAACCAAAGGAAGCATCTGAATTCTGATCACAAAAACCAGCCAGATATTCGGATTGAAGACAGAAAAAATATCAAAAAAAATATTCTGGATTATCTCATTACAACTTTATCCAATTGAACAACAGGATTCAGCTTTTACCATTACGGGTTGGGAACCCCATGGAGGTAATTGGTTAGTCGAGAGGCAAGAGGGAGCTCAATCTTTTGCCGTCTGTTAATGGCAAACGATAACCACCGTATTTAACATCATCACATATTTCTGTTTGATAAGAATTTTGAAAAGAAAGCGTAACTTAAATAAAATTACCAGATTCGTGACATTTTCATCTGAATTGGACCAAACAGTTAAGCTACAGATTCCCCGCTCTGGAAATTACCACTCAGAGAAAGAGTACCCTGGCCCTTTGTGAAGACCTTTGGAATCTAGACACATGCGTACCAAAACCCAGCTTGCCCAATGCCCAGCTTCTCCATTAATGTTAATTGAGGCTTGTTCGGAACAATTATCAGTTTCTCCAAGACAGTCGCGCTTTTCAGCAGGAATTTTACTAGTTGAAGCTCATGTTTCCAAGGTTTTGCTTAGCCAAGGAGGATAACAGTCTTTAGTTTTGGCATCACTACAGGAGGCAAATCACTACTGGTTTGGAAATGCCGACGAGAAAATAAATTAGGGGTACGACATACACTTCCAGAAGTTAACTCTTTGGTTGTATGTACATTGTACAGTGAGTTTTTCCAATTGTTTTGAACTTCCCATCAATTGATAGATGCCCAGGAGGCAGCTTTGACAGGACACCCGTAAGTAGCtggaattttggtcaaataagctagaGCCCTAATATTACTAATTTGAATAGGCTTAATTTGAGTTAAAACAATCGGTTATCTTACTGCAACCTAATATATATTTGAGTTTAAAAAATCTGAAACAAACTAACCTGATACGTAAACTGAATTGACTCTTCTAATATCATATTCAAACCTTATTTGAATGACTCATCTGTCTAGACTGGCCATACAAACGAAGTACTTTAATTGGATTAAGTTCGATTTGGGTTCATATTTGTTTGGGCATTACAAGTAATACATGATGATCATACATCACCAAAATTTTGAGGCCGTTAATTAATTATATCCAACATTGTTTTAGCATACATTCACAGGGAAGGAAACATTGAATCACAAAAAAACAGTAAGATTGCAAGACAAAAACAATATCCAAATAAGTTTCTGAATTCTTACTCACTACAACATTATCCAATTGACCACCTACATTCAGCTATTAACATTATGGTTTGGGAAAGCGCGGAGGCAATTGGTATGATAGTTGCCGAGCAAGACGGAGCTCAACCCAACTGACCACCAACATTCAGCTATTTGACATCATCACAGATTTCCATTCCATAGGAGATCTGAAAAGAAAGCCTAAATAAGAAAATACACAGATTCATGACAATTTCGTCTGAACTGGACCAAACGTTAAGCTACACATGACATATCCCATGTAGAAATTACCCAACACGGAAACCAATAAATATCAAACCTAATCGAATGATGGAGAAAAGCAAGCATACCACTCAAAGACAGAGTGCTCTGGCACTCGGTGAAGACCTCTGGAAGCTCGACACATGCGTAACAAAATCCAGCTTCTCCACCGCTGTTAATCCACACTGGTTCGGAACAATTACCAGTTTCTCCAAGACTGGGGCACTTTTGAGCAAGAATTCTATTAGTTGAAGCTGATGTTTCCAAGGTTTTGCATAGCCATGGAGGGTGATGGTCTTCAGTTTTGGCATCACACAAGGATCAGGAAGCTCTATAGGAGGTAAGTCAGTACGAGCATGAAAACCCTGACTATTAGGAGTATTGCATAAACTTCTATGAGTTAGCTGTGTGGTTGTATGTATAATGAGATCTTCCAAGTGTTTTGAACTTCTCATCAATTTGTAGAAGCCCAAGAGGCAGCTTTGACAGAATACCCTTAATCCCAACACTACACGCGTCCATCTGATTCGTAAGAGACGCGAAAAGTATATCGAATGGAGAAATGGCTGAAATGGAAACATTGACACCATAGAGGAATAAGGCAAGCAATAACCCAATCAATAAAAGATTGGTAAAAAGCAAGATAATCACAGAAATTGTAGAAAACATAGATCTCACTCTAAGCAAAACCGTCAAGGAAAAGCTAACATCTGCCAGAAACCAACAAAAAGCATTATATTATTTTTAAAGACCAAATACTTACCTCAGAAGCGTCAGGTGATAATTGGAAAACTTCACTGCATGAGAACTTCTCCAAAAATATTCTAAACATTATAGGTTTATTCATATCATCCATATGAAACAACAGCTCTTTGAGGTAGACATCTCGAACAGATGAAACATTGATGACATCTGGTATCCGATCTAGTGCCAAATCCAAAGTTTTAAGATTGGGGAAATCCAACAAccaattatcatcatcatcatattcgTTTTCTACAAGGACAAGAGATAATTTGCGAATGTTTGGAGCAGTAAAGCTCAAATTCTTTATATAATAAGGTTCCACAATACGTAATTCTTGTAAAGAAGGACATCCACAAATAAATTGACTGAATCCCTCCTCACACATATTCATTTCGCAAAGTATAAGCTTCTTTAGAGATCCCAAGTTCACTTGAAGTTGGGGATCGATACTGCAGTTGCAGAGTTCAAGTGTAACAAGTGATTGACTTGTGAAATTTGGGAAGTCGAAACTCTCAAAGAACTCATAAGTAACATCAGAGAAATATATTTCCTTTGCCTGTTTATCCAAACCAAACCTCCACCACATTCTTATATCATCAACAGCCTCCCTTCTTTCGCCCTCATAATACCACCCTAAATCAAGACGAAATTTATCAATGAAGGGTCCTTTATGAAGAGTCAACACATTGCGGATAAAAATGTAGAATCGCCCAACATCATTATTTGTCCATATACCATCCGGAATCAACTTATTGAGGACTTCTTCAACTTCGAAGTTAAGAGTAGGAAGCAAAGTCCAAAGGTTTCCAAATGGACGAAACAACATAGTTCTAACAGCATCGACAGTGGGCAAATAAGAAAGAATATGAACAATTACATCATCCGGCATTTCACTCAACCTATCACGGTACTCTGAAGAACACTTATGCTTTCGAGGTTCGATAgttctcatttgtttacctaacaataatttcaaaaataaatatttgattcaGATTTCAAAATAAACAACCCATATCAAGCAAATCACAAGCATAATCACTTTCAATAGCGGAGCATAATCCTATGTCACTATGTGTgtgtcaatcatttgtttactcttGTAATCTTTGTAAGCGGTATTTcaatcaaacgtaaacaaatgaatgttACAAAGGGAGTATGATGAAATAAATAAAGAAATTACAGAATGAGTATGACAAAAAAGTTGAAAGGGATAATAGAAGTACAATCTCAAATTAATTTTAATTGAAAAATGATAAAATCGAAATTACCTTGTTTAGATGAGCAACACGACGCAATCACAAAGTGAAGGATTCCCTTTGTATGGGATGTCTCGGAAATAAAAATGGCGCCAGAGATGGTTTGATAGTCGTGGAGCAAGAATCCGTGGAGGTAGTTGGTTTGATAGTCATGGAGCAAGAAGGAGCTCAATCTTCTGCAGTTGGTGGATGACGAAGGATACCACATAACCAcaagaggtggcaatcgggtcagtcggaTCGGGTTATAGGGGATCGGGccatttcgggtcaaatgatgtgtCGGGTTTGGGTCTGGTCATTATCGAGTTCGATTACTTTATCACATTACTTCAATTTTTTActattaaatttagtttttaagcATTAATCCAAAAACCAAtgaacttcaatgtaattaaataaagttatacaaattaattatactatatagttttaaatcaccgtgtgatggacccgattaagggatctcaatgcaaatattatatagtttgggttaaaattaaattatatagaagcttggtaattttcctaaaaatttgtaagagactaaaacatggtcaattttcttaaaataaaataattaattaggatgatcaatttccttaaaataaaataattaattaagatggtcaatttcatgGACTAAAAGAAAGACGATGcttaattttcctaaatatttatagaaaactAGAAGATGgtaaatttctttaaaataaaataattaattagtataaacatgcacacttatggtattaattattatcatcataaaattatatgttaaatttaaaatctatgtaattttattaaactttatagtttattagatgtatagatatgttaattatttaacatacaaaaatataatataagtagcttataaataattcaagttagatttcataatatataaaattgcataattctttcgatttgatttaatgcatatatgtaatatatttatataaatatataatcctcataaaattgcatgcctaagtagtaaaagtaatttcgtcagtgaAAAGAagtgtagtaacattggatatagttagacctggcaaaagcaacccgactcgattgacccgacccgaaaaagctgacccgagacccgaagtgacccgaactacatcacccgaatgtgacccgaaaacccaAATTGACCAGACCCGATCCGAACATGACCAGAGCTTTCTTGACCCGAACTGgcctgacccgaaaatgacccgatccgaaaccaccaaacccgaaaatgacccgacaaaatataactttaattaaaccgaaaagacttgaaatgacaatttctctattattcatagacccgaaaatgacccgacccaaaacaacccgacccgcttgacccgaaacccgaaatgacccgtcccgacccgagttaacccgaaatcaatgagaaacccgaactgacccaacccgaacccgacccgttgacccgttttgccaggtctagatatagttatatgatagtaatcacttatttgaatagtaaaagtaacaaaattatcagcgagattagtgaaagtgatagaaacaacaacgggagtagtgaaataatcaatatttatgcggcaatagtgaa from Silene latifolia isolate original U9 population chromosome 2, ASM4854445v1, whole genome shotgun sequence encodes the following:
- the LOC141642392 gene encoding F-box/FBD/LRR-repeat protein At5g56420-like — its product is MWYPSSSTNCRRLSSFLLHDYQTNYLHGFLLHDYQTISGAIFISETSHTKGILHFVIASCCSSKQGKQMRTIEPRKHKCSSEYRDRLSEMPDDVIVHILSYLPTVDAVRTMLFRPFGNLWTLLPTLNFEVEEVLNKLIPDGIWTNNDVGRFYIFIRNVLTLHKGPFIDKFRLDLGWYYEGERREAVDDIRMWWRFGLDKQAKEIYFSDVTYEFFESFDFPNFTSQSLVTLELCNCSIDPQLQVNLGSLKKLILCEMNMCEEGFSQFICGCPSLQELRIVEPYYIKNLSFTAPNIRKLSLVLVENEYDDDDNWLLDFPNLKTLDLALDRIPDVINVSSVRDVYLKELLFHMDDMNKPIMFRIFLEKFSCSEVFQLSPDASEPFLHSIYFSRLLRIRWTRVVLGLRVFCQSCLLGFYKLMRSSKHLEDLIIHTTTQLTHRSLCNTPNSQGFHARTDLPPIELPDPCVMPKLKTITLHGYAKPWKHQLQLIEFLLKSAPVLEKLVIVPNQCGLTAVEKLDFVTHVSSFQRSSPSARALCL